The following are encoded together in the Deltaproteobacteria bacterium genome:
- a CDS encoding histidinol-phosphate transaminase, translating into MFEFLVPENIATLTAYPPGKPLEELEREFGVTGAIKLASNENPLGPSPLALKAIQSQLATLNRYPDSGAYYLKQRLSRHLGISPEQLILGNGSDEILELIIRTFLQPGEEVLSFTPSFLMYGLLTQGAGGIFRPLPLKDFRVDLEALIHALTPHSKIVIINNPNNPTGTAIYRTEWENFLKALPSGVIVVLDEAYIDFVESPDVASGLDYLDEQLPLIGLRTFSKAYGLAGLRVGYGYGPSELIDYLNRMRQPFNVNSLAQVAARSALDDQDFLDRTRQLVREGLAFLCQELDRLGVEYIPTQANFLLIRVNRDGQELYQLMLREGVIIRAMSSYNLPEWIRVNAGRPEENLRFLQAFKKVMGFTA; encoded by the coding sequence ATGTTTGAATTTTTGGTACCGGAAAACATCGCCACGCTTACGGCATATCCGCCCGGTAAGCCTCTAGAAGAATTAGAAAGAGAATTTGGGGTTACTGGAGCTATAAAATTAGCCTCTAACGAAAATCCTCTGGGACCTTCTCCTCTGGCTCTTAAAGCCATCCAATCGCAGTTAGCCACCCTGAACCGTTATCCAGATAGCGGGGCCTATTATCTCAAACAGCGTTTGAGCCGCCATCTAGGGATCAGCCCGGAACAATTAATCCTCGGCAATGGCTCAGATGAAATTCTGGAATTGATTATCAGGACTTTTTTGCAACCTGGGGAAGAAGTCCTGAGCTTCACCCCTTCCTTTTTAATGTACGGATTATTGACCCAAGGAGCCGGCGGCATTTTCCGGCCCTTGCCTTTAAAAGATTTCCGAGTTGATCTGGAAGCCCTGATCCACGCCCTGACCCCCCATAGCAAGATCGTTATTATCAACAATCCTAATAACCCCACTGGCACTGCAATCTATCGGACAGAATGGGAAAATTTTCTAAAGGCCCTGCCTTCGGGGGTAATTGTGGTTTTAGATGAGGCCTATATTGATTTTGTCGAATCGCCGGATGTGGCCTCGGGGCTAGATTATCTGGACGAGCAGTTGCCCCTGATCGGTTTGCGGACCTTTTCCAAAGCCTACGGCTTGGCCGGATTAAGGGTCGGTTATGGCTATGGCCCGAGCGAATTGATAGATTACCTGAACCGGATGCGACAACCTTTCAACGTCAACAGCCTGGCCCAAGTAGCAGCCCGGTCGGCTCTCGACGATCAGGACTTCTTGGATCGCACCCGCCAGCTGGTAAGGGAGGGGCTGGCATTTTTGTGCCAGGAGCTGGATCGTCTGGGGGTGGAGTATATTCCTACCCAGGCCAACTTTCTGCTGATTCGGGTCAACCGGGACGGCCAGGAGCTCTATCAACTTATGCTCCGGGAAGGAGTGATCATTCGGGCTATGAGCAGTTATAATCTGCCCGAATGGATTCGAGTCAATGCCGGGCGTCCGGAAGAAAATCTCCGTTTCCTACAGGCATTCAAAAAGGTAATGGGGTTTACAGCCTGA
- a CDS encoding HAD family hydrolase, whose translation MAKIAAIFDVDHTLVRGPTEKLFFCYLLRHRQLSWGKVLAFLGHVLLEPQSRFHNKSYLAGTLIAEIEPLARSCYQEVIAPRLSARGRECVRQHQAQGHVIVILTGSLYFLVHPLKEELGAQWLIATRLDRANDHFTGHITGCHPRGEHKLHLVRDLAQSAGFDISQSYAYADHIQDVPLLSQVGHPVVVNPGWRLKRLAQRYNWPIRYF comes from the coding sequence ATGGCCAAAATCGCTGCCATTTTTGACGTGGACCACACTCTCGTCCGAGGGCCTACGGAAAAGCTATTCTTCTGTTATCTTTTACGGCACCGACAGTTATCCTGGGGCAAGGTGTTGGCTTTTTTGGGCCACGTTCTTCTCGAGCCCCAAAGCCGTTTCCATAATAAGTCATATCTGGCAGGGACATTGATAGCAGAAATCGAGCCCCTGGCGCGGAGCTGCTACCAAGAGGTGATCGCCCCACGATTAAGTGCCCGGGGTCGGGAATGTGTCCGCCAGCACCAAGCCCAGGGACATGTCATCGTTATCCTGACCGGTTCACTTTACTTTTTGGTTCATCCCTTAAAAGAAGAATTGGGCGCCCAGTGGCTGATTGCTACCCGTTTAGACCGGGCTAACGATCACTTTACCGGGCACATCACCGGCTGCCATCCGCGCGGAGAGCATAAGCTCCACCTGGTGCGCGACCTGGCCCAATCCGCGGGTTTCGATATTTCTCAATCCTATGCGTATGCTGACCATATCCAGGATGTGCCCCTGCTGTCGCAAGTCGGCCATCCGGTGGTGGTCAACCCTGGCTGGCGACTCAAGCGTCTGGCCCAACGCTATAACTGGCCCATCCGCTATTTTTAA
- a CDS encoding CDP-alcohol phosphatidyltransferase family protein, which produces MSLANIITLSRLPLLLILVALLFIPNLELRLLGLGLLIILFLMDWFDGYVARLRDEVTELGAVLDVALDRAVENILWISFMYIGLVPLWVPIIFLIRSFIVDSLRGVALRQGKSVFGMMHSRLGKFLVASRFMRAFYGFAKAWVFCQLMLTHALKLKDPGLTSTLQPLNQALIWLVVGLCVIRGVPVLLDSRRYFLSPVGKA; this is translated from the coding sequence ATGTCTTTAGCTAACATTATTACTCTGAGTCGGTTGCCGTTGCTACTGATTTTAGTGGCCCTGCTTTTCATCCCTAACCTGGAACTGCGGCTCCTGGGGCTGGGATTGCTGATCATCTTGTTTCTGATGGATTGGTTTGACGGCTATGTGGCACGATTGCGAGACGAAGTCACCGAGTTGGGAGCGGTCTTAGATGTGGCCTTAGATCGGGCCGTAGAAAATATTCTCTGGATCAGCTTCATGTACATCGGCTTAGTGCCGCTGTGGGTGCCGATCATATTTCTCATACGTTCCTTTATTGTCGATAGCTTACGGGGCGTGGCTCTCCGTCAGGGCAAGTCAGTTTTTGGGATGATGCACTCCCGCCTGGGGAAATTCCTGGTCGCGTCCCGCTTTATGCGCGCCTTTTATGGCTTTGCCAAGGCCTGGGTGTTCTGTCAACTAATGCTCACCCATGCCCTGAAATTGAAGGATCCTGGACTGACCTCAACCCTACAGCCCCTCAACCAAGCTCTTATCTGGCTAGTTGTTGGTCTCTGTGTCATCAGGGGAGTCCCGGTGTTATTGGACAGCCGGAGATACTTTCTCTCCCCCGTGGGTAAGGCCTGA